In the genome of Delphinus delphis chromosome 15, mDelDel1.2, whole genome shotgun sequence, one region contains:
- the NPTX2 gene encoding neuronal pentraxin-2, translated as MLALLAAGVALAVAAGAQDGLAPGNRFVCTALPPEAARAGCPLPAMPMQGGALSPEEELRAAVLQLRETVVQQKETLGSQREAIRELTAKLGRCEGLAGGKAPGRAASGKDTMGDLPRDPGHVVEQLSRSLQTLKDRLESLEHQLRVNVSSTALPGDFREVLQRRLGELERQLLSKVAELEDEKSLLHNETSAHRQKTESALNSLLQRVTELERGNSAFKSPDAFKVSLPLRTNYLYGKVKKTLPELYAFTICLWLRSSASPGIGTPFSYAVPGQANEIVLIEWGNNPIELLINDKVAQLPLFVSDGKWHHICVTWTTRDGMWEAFQDGEKLGTGENLAPWHPIKPGGVLILGQEQDTVGGRFDATQAFVGELSQFNIWDRVLRAQEIINIANCSTNMPGNIIPWVDNNVDVFGGASKWPVETCEERLLDL; from the exons ATGCTGGCGCTGCTGGCCGCTGGCGTGGCGCTCGCCGTGGCTGCCGGGGCCCAAGACGGCCTGGCGCCCGGCAACCGCTTCGTGTGCACTGCTTTGCCCCCGGAGGCGGCGCGCGCCGGCTGCCCACTGCCCGCGATGCCCATGCAGGGCGGCGCGCTGAGCCCCGAGGAGGAGCTGCGGGCCGCGGTGCTGCAGCTGCGTGAGACCGTCGTGCAGCAGAAGGAGACGCTGGGCTCGCAACGCGAGGCCATTCGCGAGCTCACGGCCAAGCTGGGGCGCTGCGAGGGGCTTGCGGGGGGCAAGGCGCCGGGCCGGGCGGCCTCGGGCAAGGACACCATGGGCGACCTGCCGCGGGACCCTGGCCACGTCGTGGAGCAGCTCAGCCGCTCTCTGCAGACCCTCAAGGACCGCCTGGAGAGCCTCGAG CACCAGCTCCGAGTGAACGTGTCCAGCACGGCGCTGCCCGGCGACTTTCGGGAGGTGCTCCAGCGGCGGCTGGGGGAGCTGGAGAGGCAGCTGCTGAGCAAGGTGGCCGAGCTGGAGGACGAGAAGTCCCTGCTCCACAACGAGACCTCAGCTCACCGCCAGAAGACCGAGAGCGCCCTGAACTCGCTGCTGCAGAGGGTGACCGAGCTGGAGCGAG GCAACAGTGCTTTCAAGTCGCCTGATGCCTTCAAAGTGTCCCTCCCCCTCCGCACGAACTACCTGTACGGCAAGGTCAAGAAGACGCTGCCCGAGCTGTACGCCTTCACCATCTGCCTGTGGCTGCGGTCCAGCGCCTCGCCGGGCATCGGCACCCCGTTCTCTTACGCGGTGCCCGGGCAGGCCAATGAGATCGTGCTGATAGAGTGGGGCAACAACCCCATTGAGCTGCTCATCAACGACAAG GTCGCACAGCTGCCCCTGTTTGTCAGTGACGGCAAGTGGCACCACATCTGTGTCACCTGGACAACGCGGGACGGCATGTGGGAGGCCTTCCAGGATGGGGAGAAGCTGGGCACCGGGGAGAACCTGGCCCCGTGGCACCCCATCAAGCCGGGGGGTGTGCTGATTCTCGGGCAGGAGCAG GACACGGTTGGGGGCAGGTTCGATGCCACGCAGGCATTCGTGGGGGAGCTCAGCCAGTTCAACATATGGGACCGCGTCCTTCGTGCACAAGAAATCATCAACATCGCCAACTGCTCCACGAACATGCCGGGCAACATCATCCCCTGGGTGGACAACAACGTGGACGTGTTTGGAGGGGCGTCAAAGTGGCCGGTGGAGACCTGCGAGGAGCGTCTCCTTGACTTGTAG